A stretch of Deferribacter autotrophicus DNA encodes these proteins:
- the fliR gene encoding flagellar biosynthetic protein FliR: MGSIESLLNVDYLITFFLVIIRISGILFTAPVFGSGVVDLRLRLFFSIIIGLLIVSNVPILSFQNVSTVLFILIVLKELLIGVATGLLARFIFTGVQFGGQLIGFQMGFGVVNILDPQTNTQVSIIAQFQNIIMILIFLAIGGHRLIIKAVAYSFNTVPLGLFVFDSKSYFFLVSEFGSIFLTAIKIIAPVFVTLLLLHVVMGIMARLVPQMNILIVGFPVQIAFGLVVLLLSLTYFYTVFEKILYQYFKSIDQLFRMLGG, encoded by the coding sequence ATGGGTTCTATTGAGAGTTTGTTGAATGTTGATTACTTAATAACTTTTTTTTTAGTAATTATAAGGATAAGTGGTATTTTGTTTACTGCACCTGTATTTGGTAGTGGTGTAGTAGATTTACGTTTACGCCTCTTTTTTTCTATTATAATTGGATTGCTAATTGTTAGTAATGTTCCGATACTTTCTTTTCAAAATGTCTCAACTGTGTTGTTTATTTTAATTGTTTTAAAAGAGTTATTGATAGGGGTTGCAACAGGATTGCTTGCAAGATTTATCTTTACGGGAGTTCAGTTTGGAGGGCAGCTTATAGGGTTTCAAATGGGGTTTGGTGTAGTAAATATTCTTGACCCTCAAACAAATACACAAGTTTCCATCATTGCTCAGTTTCAGAATATCATTATGATTTTGATTTTTTTAGCAATTGGAGGGCACAGACTGATTATAAAAGCAGTTGCTTATTCTTTTAATACTGTTCCATTAGGATTGTTTGTATTTGATAGTAAAAGTTACTTTTTTCTCGTAAGTGAGTTTGGTTCTATATTTTTAACAGCCATTAAGATTATTGCTCCTGTATTTGTGACTCTTTTGCTGTTACATGTGGTTATGGGTATAATGGCTCGTCTTGTACCACAGATGAATATATTGATTGTGGGGTTTCCTGTTCAGATAGCCTTTGGGTTAGTTGTTCTTTTGTTAAGCCTAACATATTTCTATACAGTCTTTGAGAAAATATTATATCAATACTTTAAAAGTATTGATCAACTTTTTAGAATGCTGGGTGGCTGA
- the flhB gene encoding flagellar biosynthesis protein FlhB, producing the protein MPERSDAERTEEATPRRRQKAIEEGNVPKSRELSTAVTFLVSVLFLYFYTPVFIENFEKFLNHVLNFSRPGIDKEIAIQVFDFSIQFILRVLAPFFALMLVVGVLVNIAQFGFIISPKALEPKWDRLNPVNGFSNLFSKRSFAELLKSLFKIFVVGIVAFYIIKGRMVTILNLADTDPFSSMAFLGKLIFELCFKIGLLILIMAILDFFYQKWQYEQDLKMTKQEVKEEFKQMEGDPLIRQRIRNMQREMARKRMMEEVPKADVVITNPIHYAVALKYETGKDKAPKVVAKGQRLIAQRIKEIAKNHGVFIHEDPPLARSLYSQVDIGDEIPENLYKAVAEILAFVYKMKNKKISNQ; encoded by the coding sequence ATGCCGGAAAGAAGTGATGCTGAAAGAACTGAAGAGGCTACGCCGCGAAGAAGGCAAAAGGCCATTGAGGAAGGTAATGTTCCTAAAAGTAGAGAACTATCTACGGCAGTAACTTTTTTGGTGAGTGTTCTTTTTTTGTATTTTTACACACCAGTTTTTATAGAAAATTTTGAAAAGTTTCTTAATCATGTTTTGAATTTTTCGAGGCCTGGTATTGATAAAGAGATTGCTATACAGGTATTTGATTTTAGCATTCAGTTTATACTGAGAGTTCTTGCACCATTTTTTGCACTGATGCTTGTGGTGGGGGTTTTGGTTAATATTGCACAATTTGGATTTATTATATCACCTAAAGCATTGGAGCCAAAATGGGATAGGCTAAATCCGGTAAACGGTTTTTCAAACCTGTTTTCGAAAAGAAGTTTTGCAGAGCTTCTAAAATCTTTATTTAAGATTTTTGTAGTGGGGATAGTGGCATTTTACATCATAAAAGGGAGGATGGTTACTATCCTCAATCTTGCTGATACGGATCCTTTTTCCAGTATGGCTTTTTTAGGTAAGTTGATTTTTGAGTTGTGTTTTAAAATAGGTTTGTTGATTTTAATAATGGCTATTTTAGATTTTTTCTATCAAAAGTGGCAGTATGAGCAGGATTTAAAAATGACAAAACAGGAAGTAAAAGAGGAATTTAAGCAAATGGAAGGGGATCCTTTAATCAGACAGAGGATTCGTAATATGCAGCGTGAAATGGCTAGAAAAAGGATGATGGAAGAGGTACCAAAGGCTGATGTTGTAATTACCAATCCTATTCATTATGCTGTTGCATTAAAGTATGAAACGGGGAAGGATAAAGCCCCAAAGGTAGTGGCAAAGGGGCAACGGCTTATTGCTCAACGAATTAAAGAGATTGCCAAAAACCATGGTGTGTTTATTCATGAGGATCCACCTCTTGCAAGGTCCCTTTATTCTCAGGTGGATATAGGTGATGAAATTCCTGAAAATCTTTATAAAGCTGTTGCTGAAATACTTGCCTTTGTATATAAAATGAAAAATAAGAAAATTTCCAATCAGTAG
- the flhA gene encoding flagellar biosynthesis protein FlhA → MAENMIMKYFKQSEMLIALAIVGILIVMILPMPALLLDFFLTLSITLAVIILLVSVYIKEPLEFSTFPSVLLIVTLFRLSLNVATTRRILLHGSEGEEAAGAVIKAFGQFVVGGNFVVGFIIFLILVIINFVVITKGSGRVAEVAARFTLDAMPGKQMSIDADLNAGLIDEQTARKRREEIQRQADFYGAMDGASKFVRGDAVAGLIITAINIVGGLIIGVAQHGMTISDAAKRFTILTVGDGLVSQIPALIVSTAAGIVVTRAGGEADLGRQLISQLFQSSKILFVAGGILFFFAIIPGMPKVSFILLAILLFGMGYMMRNVKEGVSAEAEEKEEEEAEETPEEEMVKELLDIDLMELEIGFNLIPLVDTNRGGTLLNRIKSIRRQIAMEMGFIVPPIRIRDNLQIDPNSYLVFIKGVKVASGTVYPDKYLVMNPEGDLENIDGIPTKEPAFNLDAKWVDEIEKEKAELEGMTVVDPSTVISTHLTEIIKTYAYELLGRQETQELIDRLKEKYPKLVEDLIPNILDIGLVQRVLQNLLKERVSIRNLPTILETLASYGTQNKDIEYLTEKVRTALKRQITESLLAPDGRLYVFTLAPQIEQMIAQNIQQGDDGREVVMEPTTAQKLLQQLINKTKEITEQGFNPVLVISPPIRFPFRRFVEKFVPNLYVISHNEISENVQIESLGTVEIK, encoded by the coding sequence ATGGCTGAAAATATGATTATGAAATATTTTAAACAATCAGAGATGCTTATAGCTCTTGCTATTGTAGGCATTTTGATTGTTATGATTTTACCAATGCCTGCACTTCTTTTAGATTTTTTTCTAACACTGAGTATTACATTGGCAGTGATAATATTACTTGTTTCGGTTTACATAAAAGAGCCTCTTGAGTTTTCTACGTTCCCTTCCGTATTACTAATTGTAACACTTTTTAGGCTTTCGCTAAATGTAGCCACAACAAGAAGAATCTTACTCCATGGTAGTGAAGGGGAAGAGGCTGCTGGAGCTGTGATTAAAGCTTTTGGTCAATTTGTTGTTGGTGGCAACTTTGTAGTGGGTTTTATAATATTTTTAATTCTTGTAATTATAAATTTTGTAGTTATTACAAAGGGTTCTGGAAGGGTTGCAGAAGTTGCTGCCAGATTTACTCTTGATGCAATGCCAGGTAAGCAAATGAGCATTGATGCTGATTTGAATGCAGGCTTGATTGATGAGCAGACTGCTAGAAAGCGTAGGGAAGAGATACAGAGACAGGCTGACTTTTACGGAGCTATGGATGGTGCCAGCAAGTTTGTGCGGGGAGATGCGGTTGCTGGATTAATTATCACTGCAATTAATATTGTAGGTGGTCTTATTATTGGTGTGGCTCAGCATGGTATGACGATAAGTGATGCAGCAAAAAGATTTACCATTTTGACAGTTGGGGATGGGCTTGTGAGTCAGATTCCAGCGCTGATAGTTTCCACTGCTGCTGGTATTGTGGTGACAAGAGCAGGAGGAGAAGCTGATTTAGGGAGACAGTTGATAAGTCAGTTGTTTCAAAGTTCAAAAATTTTATTTGTTGCGGGTGGAATACTTTTCTTCTTTGCAATAATTCCTGGGATGCCTAAGGTCTCTTTTATATTACTTGCTATTCTTCTTTTTGGTATGGGTTATATGATGAGGAATGTAAAGGAGGGTGTTTCTGCTGAGGCTGAAGAGAAAGAAGAGGAAGAAGCTGAAGAAACGCCAGAAGAAGAGATGGTTAAAGAGCTTCTTGATATTGATTTGATGGAGCTTGAGATAGGTTTTAATCTGATTCCTCTTGTTGATACAAATAGAGGTGGGACTCTTTTAAACAGGATTAAATCGATACGCAGGCAAATTGCAATGGAAATGGGATTTATTGTTCCGCCAATTAGAATTAGAGATAATTTACAGATTGATCCAAATTCGTATTTGGTTTTTATAAAAGGGGTAAAGGTAGCATCTGGTACAGTATATCCAGATAAATACTTGGTTATGAACCCCGAAGGAGATCTTGAAAATATTGATGGTATACCTACAAAAGAACCAGCTTTTAATCTAGATGCGAAATGGGTGGATGAGATTGAGAAGGAGAAAGCTGAGCTTGAGGGGATGACGGTAGTAGATCCATCTACGGTAATATCTACCCATTTAACAGAGATAATTAAGACATATGCCTATGAATTGCTTGGAAGACAGGAAACTCAGGAGTTGATTGATAGGTTAAAAGAAAAGTATCCTAAGCTTGTTGAGGATTTGATACCTAATATTTTAGATATTGGTCTGGTTCAAAGGGTTTTACAGAATTTATTAAAAGAGAGAGTTTCTATTAGAAATTTGCCTACTATTTTGGAGACACTTGCATCTTATGGGACACAAAACAAAGATATTGAGTATCTTACGGAGAAGGTTAGAACTGCGTTGAAAAGGCAAATTACAGAAAGTCTTTTAGCGCCGGATGGTAGGCTGTATGTTTTTACCTTAGCACCTCAAATTGAGCAGATGATCGCTCAGAATATTCAGCAGGGAGATGATGGAAGGGAAGTGGTGATGGAGCCAACTACTGCACAGAAACTGTTACAACAGCTTATAAATAAAACAAAAGAGATAACTGAACAAGGATTTAATCCTGTTTTGGTAATATCACCACCTATAAGGTTTCCTTTTAGAAGATTTGTGGAAAAATTTGTACCAAATCTTTATGTTATTTCTCATAATGAGATTTCTGAGAATGTTCAAATTGAGTCATTGGGAACAGTGGAGATTAAGTGA
- a CDS encoding DNA translocase FtsK: MALDEKKRKILKLLIAVFIFIFVAISLFTYSESDPSFSNLVFTDLSLKVNNGFGKIGAYFADLMGTIFGWGALVFVIASIFVVRDIWRNESWFKLFSRFVSLFALSVFLAFFSGIVGEHDIFFKGKFAGGVLGIFSHYYIESFFGKIGGIILTFFGIIVSLFFALNDIALKGFDFSFIKKISFKRENKNVVSKRKKNKSEKKKEDVKDEQANEVMEIDKIIVEDDIKISPMSDVKEAKKMRYTVPIDLLDDYNGKVFTVSENELKRNAAVLEEKLRYFGVEGKVKDIQPGPVVTLYEFEPAPGIKISKIANLEDDLALAMSAVSVRIIAPIPGKSVVGIELPNDKRATVYLKELLASEQFVKSNSPLTIVLGKDISGKPYITDLTKMPHLLIAGTTGSGKSVSINGIICSILYKSSYEEVKFVMIDPKMVELSVYDGIPHLAAPVVVNPRKAANVLKNVVEEMEQRYALLAEKKVRNINSYNKIAEKEGFEKLPFLVVVVDEFADLMIVAGKEVEQAIIRIAQMARAVGIHLVLATQRPSVNVITGIIKANMPARLSFRVSSKTDSRTILDQNGAEVLLGKGDSLFIPPGSSEPIRIHGCFVSESEVNRVVSYLKGVAEPVYNMELVRDESEDTNGVDESELDDKYYEALELVKEKGFASISMIQRYLRIGYNRAARIVEIMERQGIIAPSDGTSKPREVLIKE; the protein is encoded by the coding sequence ATGGCTTTAGATGAAAAAAAAAGAAAGATATTAAAGCTCTTAATAGCAGTATTTATTTTTATTTTTGTTGCAATATCACTGTTTACATATTCAGAGAGTGATCCGTCATTTAGCAATTTGGTTTTTACAGATTTGAGTCTAAAGGTCAACAATGGATTTGGTAAAATTGGTGCGTATTTTGCTGATTTAATGGGTACAATTTTTGGTTGGGGTGCACTTGTATTTGTGATAGCATCTATTTTTGTTGTCAGGGATATTTGGAGAAATGAAAGTTGGTTTAAACTGTTTTCAAGATTTGTCTCGCTTTTTGCTCTATCTGTATTTTTAGCTTTTTTTAGTGGTATTGTAGGGGAACATGATATTTTCTTCAAAGGAAAGTTTGCAGGGGGGGTTTTAGGTATTTTTTCTCATTATTATATCGAAAGTTTTTTTGGTAAAATAGGCGGCATTATTTTGACCTTTTTTGGGATTATTGTTTCTTTGTTTTTTGCTTTAAATGATATAGCGCTTAAGGGATTTGATTTTAGTTTTATAAAAAAGATTAGTTTTAAAAGAGAAAATAAAAATGTAGTTTCTAAAAGGAAAAAAAATAAAAGTGAAAAGAAAAAAGAAGACGTGAAAGATGAGCAAGCAAATGAAGTTATGGAAATTGATAAAATAATTGTAGAAGATGACATAAAAATATCTCCGATGTCAGATGTAAAAGAAGCCAAAAAAATGAGATATACTGTGCCCATAGATTTGCTTGATGATTATAATGGTAAAGTTTTTACAGTATCTGAAAACGAGCTGAAAAGGAATGCTGCAGTTTTAGAGGAAAAACTAAGATACTTTGGTGTTGAGGGAAAGGTCAAAGATATCCAACCTGGTCCTGTAGTAACATTGTATGAATTTGAGCCTGCTCCTGGAATAAAAATCAGTAAAATTGCGAATCTTGAAGATGACCTTGCTCTTGCAATGAGTGCGGTAAGTGTGAGGATAATTGCTCCCATTCCTGGGAAATCGGTTGTAGGAATTGAATTACCTAATGATAAAAGAGCGACTGTATATTTGAAAGAGTTGTTAGCTTCTGAGCAATTTGTTAAGAGCAACTCTCCTCTTACTATTGTCCTTGGAAAAGATATTTCTGGTAAACCATACATTACCGATTTGACAAAAATGCCGCACTTACTTATTGCAGGTACTACTGGTAGCGGTAAAAGTGTATCGATAAACGGGATTATTTGTTCAATTTTATATAAATCCTCCTATGAGGAAGTAAAGTTTGTGATGATTGATCCAAAGATGGTGGAGCTAAGCGTTTATGACGGAATTCCTCATCTTGCAGCACCCGTTGTAGTTAATCCGAGAAAAGCAGCGAATGTTTTGAAAAATGTTGTGGAAGAAATGGAACAAAGGTATGCTCTTCTTGCTGAAAAAAAGGTAAGAAATATAAATTCTTACAACAAAATAGCTGAAAAGGAAGGATTTGAGAAGCTACCATTTCTCGTGGTAGTTGTAGATGAGTTTGCCGATTTGATGATTGTTGCGGGTAAAGAGGTGGAGCAGGCTATTATTAGAATTGCCCAAATGGCAAGGGCTGTGGGGATTCATCTTGTTCTTGCCACACAAAGACCGTCTGTTAATGTTATTACCGGAATTATCAAAGCGAATATGCCTGCAAGACTTTCTTTTAGGGTTTCATCAAAGACAGATTCAAGAACAATTCTTGACCAAAATGGTGCGGAAGTTTTACTTGGAAAGGGTGATAGTCTTTTTATACCACCAGGTAGTAGTGAGCCGATTAGGATTCACGGATGTTTTGTAAGTGAAAGTGAAGTTAATAGGGTGGTTAGTTATTTAAAAGGGGTCGCAGAACCTGTCTACAATATGGAACTTGTAAGGGATGAGAGTGAGGACACTAACGGAGTAGATGAGAGTGAACTTGACGATAAGTACTATGAAGCTTTAGAGCTTGTAAAAGAGAAAGGCTTTGCGTCCATTTCTATGATTCAACGTTATTTAAGGATAGGTTATAATAGAGCTGCGAGAATCGTGGAAATTATGGAGAGACAAGGGATTATAGCTCCAAGTGACGGGACATCAAAACCAAGAGAAGTTTTAATAAAAGAATGA
- a CDS encoding dihydroorotate dehydrogenase-like protein: MADLKTFYLGYELKNPIILASCSLTKNVDNICQAESAGVSAVVLKSLFEEEIKSEMGAVSNDFHPEAYEYEYSSAGLMYGASKYLDLIKEAKKRVKIPVFASVNCIDSEIWIDYAKSIEDAGADGLELNISYISFNINDDPREVEKRYLNIVENVKTSLNIPVAVKIGWYFTSIPYMVKSLKDAGADGIVMFNRYYQLSYDIEKEKFMLVNYFSSDTETYQVLRWVGIVHKQVDIDIAATGGIHNAKQILEHIFMGASVVELASVFYKNGIKYAENLLTELNEIMDDLNMASIKDIKGKGIDTIEEFKSLERVQYMKILGGEE; encoded by the coding sequence ATGGCTGATTTGAAGACATTTTATCTTGGGTATGAATTGAAAAACCCAATTATATTAGCAAGTTGTTCTTTAACAAAGAATGTTGATAATATTTGTCAAGCTGAAAGTGCTGGTGTTTCTGCAGTAGTTTTGAAGTCTTTATTTGAAGAAGAGATTAAATCTGAAATGGGTGCAGTTTCAAATGATTTTCACCCAGAAGCTTATGAATATGAATATTCTTCAGCAGGGCTTATGTATGGAGCCTCAAAGTATCTTGATTTGATAAAAGAAGCTAAAAAACGTGTAAAGATTCCGGTTTTTGCAAGTGTCAATTGTATTGATTCTGAAATATGGATTGATTATGCAAAGTCTATTGAAGATGCTGGTGCTGATGGTTTAGAGCTTAATATTTCTTATATTTCTTTCAATATAAATGATGATCCAAGAGAGGTAGAAAAAAGATACTTAAACATCGTGGAAAACGTTAAGACGAGTTTGAACATTCCGGTAGCAGTAAAAATTGGATGGTATTTTACTTCAATACCATATATGGTGAAAAGTTTAAAGGATGCTGGTGCTGATGGTATAGTGATGTTTAACAGGTATTATCAATTATCGTATGATATTGAGAAAGAGAAATTTATGCTAGTAAATTATTTCAGCAGTGATACTGAAACTTATCAGGTACTTAGATGGGTAGGGATTGTTCATAAACAGGTTGATATTGACATTGCTGCGACAGGGGGGATTCATAATGCAAAACAAATATTGGAACATATTTTTATGGGTGCATCTGTGGTAGAGCTTGCATCGGTCTTTTATAAGAATGGTATTAAATATGCAGAGAATTTATTAACAGAGCTTAATGAAATTATGGACGACTTAAATATGGCTTCAATTAAAGATATTAAAGGTAAGGGTATTGATACTATTGAAGAGTTTAAAAGTCTTGAAAGAGTTCAGTATATGAAGATTCTAGGTGGTGAAGAGTGA
- a CDS encoding undecaprenyl-diphosphate phosphatase — MNISDAVLLGFIQGVTEFLPVSSSGHLVIAQSLMKNFNQPGILYDILLHFATLLSILVYFRKRIGKIIIAFLGLFMRKYRVAYYENKRFLWGIIIASIPTAIIGLFLDKYAEVLFSKIVYVGYALIITSIILYLSDKSKGHLEIDGAKAFIIGIVQGLAVVPGISRSGSTIATALFLGVKRAEAAEFSFLMSIPAIFGATLLQLRDVNIVSLNNLNAYLFGMATAFISGLIALSMVINFVKRANLKIFAIYCLIVGIVAVVWL, encoded by the coding sequence GTGAATATTAGTGATGCAGTACTTCTCGGATTTATTCAGGGAGTGACTGAATTTTTACCAGTAAGTTCAAGTGGTCATCTGGTGATTGCTCAAAGCTTAATGAAGAATTTTAATCAACCTGGTATTCTTTATGATATTTTGCTACATTTTGCTACTTTGCTTTCTATACTTGTTTATTTCCGAAAAAGAATAGGAAAAATTATTATTGCCTTTTTAGGGCTTTTTATGAGGAAATATAGAGTGGCATATTATGAGAATAAAAGGTTTTTATGGGGAATTATCATTGCTTCAATACCCACAGCAATTATCGGTTTATTTTTGGATAAGTATGCGGAGGTTTTATTTTCAAAGATAGTTTATGTTGGGTATGCTTTAATAATAACATCAATAATTCTTTATTTATCAGATAAAAGTAAGGGGCATCTTGAGATTGATGGAGCTAAGGCTTTCATTATTGGAATAGTTCAAGGTTTAGCAGTTGTACCAGGGATTTCGCGTTCGGGATCCACTATTGCTACTGCTCTTTTTTTAGGAGTGAAAAGAGCAGAAGCTGCAGAGTTTTCGTTTTTAATGTCTATCCCAGCTATTTTTGGTGCTACATTGCTGCAATTAAGGGATGTGAATATAGTGAGTTTGAATAATTTAAATGCATATCTATTTGGTATGGCTACGGCATTTATTAGTGGTTTGATAGCACTCTCCATGGTTATTAACTTTGTGAAAAGAGCTAATTTAAAGATATTTGCGATATACTGTTTAATTGTGGGGATAGTTGCAGTAGTATGGCTTTAG
- a CDS encoding ribonuclease J, translating into MSSRIIFLGGAGEIGMNMYLYESDNSAIIVDCGVKFADSSYPGIDMIIPDWGYIDKIKDKLCGIILTHGHEDHIGGLSYFLKEYELPIYGGELTLRLVEHKLKERKIKVKDTVVHDGDIYNFGDFKVEFVGVTHSIQDTFGLYIENEDFKALHISDYKMDQAPVNGKPFDVHRFMEIGKRGITVLLSDSTNIINDGITPSESSVFNDLLDVFLQAKGRVFFTTFSSNIDRIKQVIEICQQIGRRVVVDGTSVIKSVKIGRELGLLNFSNELMVSLTEANKIDDDKICYIISGCQGEVNSTLYKIAANERKSLKAKEGDLFIISARVIPGNELNLNNTINKLYYYGAKVVDIEEKKIHVSGHASKEEAKLLLNFIRPKYLIPIHGEFRHMKTHIELLEEVHYDIQTEGIFVEDGDVIIFEDEKLFGKGKIEVGRRYIDGRGDFILSEEDLKIKKHLSRDGIVLVQEINGDFNFEIIGFKLERRDIIMLYNFLVDNLIDMDIPREELVEKIVKRFFKRRFDKRPIVKYLI; encoded by the coding sequence ATGTCATCTCGAATAATATTTCTCGGTGGTGCAGGCGAAATTGGTATGAATATGTATCTTTATGAAAGTGACAATAGTGCAATAATTGTAGATTGTGGTGTGAAATTTGCAGATAGTAGTTATCCAGGTATTGATATGATTATTCCTGATTGGGGATATATTGATAAAATCAAAGATAAGCTTTGCGGAATAATACTAACTCATGGTCATGAGGATCATATAGGGGGATTGAGCTATTTTCTTAAAGAATATGAATTGCCTATTTATGGAGGGGAGTTAACGTTAAGGCTTGTTGAACACAAATTAAAAGAGAGAAAGATTAAAGTAAAAGATACGGTTGTACATGATGGTGATATTTATAATTTTGGTGATTTTAAAGTTGAATTTGTAGGAGTAACACACTCTATTCAGGATACTTTTGGACTTTATATTGAAAATGAAGATTTTAAAGCATTGCATATTTCTGATTATAAAATGGATCAAGCTCCTGTAAATGGGAAACCTTTTGATGTTCATAGATTTATGGAGATTGGGAAAAGAGGAATTACTGTATTATTATCAGATTCTACGAATATTATTAATGATGGGATTACACCATCAGAATCTTCTGTCTTCAATGATTTGTTAGATGTTTTTCTTCAAGCAAAGGGGCGTGTTTTTTTTACTACTTTTTCTTCAAATATTGATAGAATTAAGCAGGTTATAGAAATTTGCCAGCAAATTGGTAGAAGAGTGGTGGTTGATGGTACTTCAGTGATTAAAAGTGTAAAAATTGGCAGGGAATTAGGCTTGTTAAATTTTTCCAATGAGTTGATGGTTAGTTTAACAGAGGCTAACAAAATAGACGATGATAAAATTTGCTATATAATTTCAGGTTGTCAGGGTGAGGTAAATTCGACTCTTTACAAAATAGCTGCAAATGAAAGAAAAAGTTTAAAAGCAAAAGAAGGAGATCTTTTTATTATTTCAGCAAGGGTTATTCCGGGAAATGAACTGAATTTAAACAACACAATAAATAAGCTTTATTATTATGGCGCAAAAGTGGTGGATATAGAAGAGAAGAAAATACATGTGTCTGGACATGCATCTAAAGAGGAAGCAAAATTGTTATTAAATTTTATAAGACCAAAGTATTTGATACCGATACATGGTGAATTTAGGCACATGAAAACTCACATTGAGCTGTTGGAAGAAGTGCATTATGATATTCAAACTGAAGGTATTTTTGTAGAAGATGGTGATGTTATAATTTTTGAGGATGAGAAACTGTTTGGCAAAGGCAAAATAGAAGTTGGTAGAAGATATATTGATGGAAGAGGTGATTTTATTTTAAGTGAGGAAGATTTAAAGATAAAGAAGCATCTTTCAAGGGATGGGATTGTGCTTGTACAGGAAATTAATGGAGACTTTAATTTTGAAATTATCGGTTTTAAGCTTGAGAGAAGAGATATTATAATGTTGTATAATTTTTTGGTAGATAATCTGATTGATATGGATATTCCTCGAGAGGAGCTTGTAGAGAAAATTGTAAAACGATTCTTTAAAAGAAGATTCGATAAAAGACCTATTGTAAAATATTTGATATAA